In Streptomyces sp. NBC_00878, a single window of DNA contains:
- a CDS encoding VWA domain-containing protein, with translation MGILTRLRNAFGKSRKGDAAAAAATPAAEPSVPAARQETAPEPVPTATEPSPSTEPAQPTRPTQPEVSVPAPTTEPKASTTSKASPTSTASKASAVEDLVSAAFDNVTVPKQSSPTAEREIEAEPVAEATAEPVAEPVAKAEPVVEAEPVVEAKAEPVIEAEPVVETKAEPVVETKAEPVVETKAEPVVEAEPVVEAKAEPVVEAEPVVEPEPEVKPEPVAEAEPEAKAKAEPLVEAEPKAETAPEAESEPVVEAEPVVEPEPVAEAEPEPVAADVTPEPEPEPTPEPVVEPEPEPVVAEVAPEPEPVVAEVTPEPELVTAQAQAQAQAQAQAEADEPAAEPTPAPLPAEPIGGAESEETAPATTLAKVKAHAPGLLTAYKAATSTLEKHNLTGTRAKVYLVLDRSASMRPYYKDGSAQALGEQTLALAAHLDPDTTVHVVFFSTELDGTGELALADHENKIDELHAGLGRMGRTSYHAAVQEVLTHHEKSDAPTSPALVIFQTDGAPDAKTPATQSLADAAKNHPGVFFSFIAFGEHDNKAFDYLRKLKTDNTAFFHAGPTPRELTDTEIYEGVLANWRP, from the coding sequence ATGGGCATTCTCACCCGCCTGCGGAATGCGTTCGGAAAGTCACGCAAGGGGGACGCTGCCGCTGCTGCCGCCACCCCTGCCGCCGAGCCGAGCGTGCCGGCGGCCCGACAGGAGACGGCTCCCGAGCCGGTGCCTACGGCAACTGAGCCGAGCCCGTCGACCGAACCGGCTCAGCCGACTCGGCCGACCCAGCCGGAGGTCTCGGTACCGGCCCCCACCACCGAGCCCAAGGCATCAACAACGTCAAAGGCGTCACCAACGTCAACGGCGTCAAAGGCATCAGCGGTGGAAGACCTGGTGTCGGCGGCCTTCGACAATGTGACGGTCCCCAAGCAGTCGTCGCCGACGGCCGAACGGGAAATCGAGGCCGAGCCGGTTGCCGAGGCGACGGCCGAGCCGGTGGCCGAGCCGGTGGCCAAGGCTGAGCCGGTCGTGGAGGCCGAGCCTGTGGTGGAGGCGAAGGCTGAGCCGGTGATCGAGGCTGAGCCGGTCGTCGAGACCAAGGCTGAGCCGGTGGTCGAGACCAAGGCTGAGCCGGTCGTCGAGACCAAGGCTGAGCCGGTCGTCGAAGCCGAGCCGGTCGTGGAAGCCAAGGCCGAGCCCGTGGTCGAAGCCGAGCCGGTCGTCGAGCCCGAGCCCGAGGTGAAGCCCGAGCCCGTCGCGGAGGCAGAGCCGGAGGCCAAGGCCAAGGCCGAGCCCCTGGTCGAAGCCGAGCCGAAGGCCGAGACCGCGCCCGAGGCCGAGTCCGAGCCGGTCGTCGAGGCCGAGCCGGTGGTCGAGCCTGAGCCCGTCGCCGAAGCCGAGCCCGAGCCTGTTGCCGCTGACGTGACACCGGAGCCGGAGCCGGAGCCGACGCCAGAGCCTGTGGTCGAGCCCGAGCCTGAGCCCGTCGTGGCCGAGGTCGCACCGGAGCCCGAGCCGGTCGTCGCCGAGGTCACGCCCGAGCCCGAGCTCGTTACCGCACAGGCACAGGCACAGGCACAGGCGCAGGCGCAGGCGGAGGCGGACGAGCCCGCGGCCGAGCCCACCCCGGCCCCCCTCCCGGCGGAGCCCATCGGCGGAGCCGAGTCCGAGGAAACGGCCCCCGCCACCACCCTCGCCAAGGTCAAGGCCCACGCCCCCGGCCTCCTCACCGCCTACAAGGCCGCCACCTCCACCCTCGAAAAGCACAACCTCACCGGCACCCGAGCCAAGGTCTACCTCGTCCTGGACCGCTCCGCCTCCATGCGCCCGTACTACAAGGACGGCTCCGCCCAGGCCCTCGGCGAGCAGACCCTCGCCCTCGCGGCCCACCTGGACCCCGACACCACGGTCCACGTCGTCTTCTTCTCCACCGAACTGGACGGCACCGGCGAACTCGCCCTCGCCGACCACGAGAACAAGATCGACGAACTCCACGCCGGCCTCGGCCGCATGGGACGTACGAGCTACCACGCCGCCGTACAGGAAGTCCTCACCCACCACGAGAAGTCGGACGCCCCCACGTCCCCAGCCCTCGTGATCTTCCAGACGGACGGCGCCCCCGACGCCAAGACCCCCGCCACCCAGTCCCTCGCCGACGCGGCGAAGAACCACCCCGGCGTCTTCTTCTCGTTCATCGCGTTCGGCGAGCACGACAACAAGGCCTTCGACTACCTCCGCAAGCTCAAGACGGACAACACCGCCTTCTTCCACGCGGGCCCGACCCCGCGCGAGCTCACGGACACGGAGATCTACGAGGGCGTACTGGCGAACTGGCGCCCGTAG
- the metG gene encoding methionine--tRNA ligase has product MARHLITSALPYINGIKHLGNMVGSMLPADVYARYLRQRGHDVLYICATDEHGTPAELAAKEQGLPVDEFCAQAHDAQKAVYDGFELAFDYFGRSSSPQNREITQHFARRLNENGFIEERAIRQVYSPVDGRFLPDRYVEGTCPHCGYDKARGDQCENCTRVLDPTDLINPRSAISGSTELEVRETKHLFLLQSKLQHEVEEWVARTSEQAPEWPQLASSIARKWLNEGLHDRAITRDLDWGVPVPADTWPELAAEGKVFYVWFDAPIEYIGATKEWSDKDPENRDWKSWWYEADAGENPVRYTEFMAKDNVPFHTVMFPATELGVREPWKKVDYVKAFNWLTYYGGKFSTSQKRGVFTDHALEILPADYWRYFLIANAPESDDSSFTWEHFTATVNKDLADTLGNFVNRVLSFSKKRFGEEVPAGAEAGGPETKLGEEIAALLSEYETQMEALQFRKAATALRALWSAGNSYLEEKAPWLEIKTNPDGAALTLRTAMNLIHLYAVVSEPFIPASSKAMRAAFTLPNDTATWVTADGAKSLTFLPAGTPFTVPPVLFAKITDEDVESYKERFGSAPE; this is encoded by the coding sequence ATGGCTCGACACCTCATCACCAGCGCCCTTCCGTACATCAACGGGATCAAGCACCTGGGCAACATGGTGGGGTCCATGCTCCCGGCGGACGTGTACGCCAGGTACCTCCGCCAGCGCGGCCACGACGTGCTCTACATCTGCGCGACGGACGAGCACGGCACCCCGGCCGAACTGGCGGCGAAGGAGCAGGGCCTCCCGGTCGACGAGTTCTGCGCCCAGGCGCACGACGCCCAGAAGGCGGTCTACGACGGCTTCGAGCTGGCCTTCGACTACTTCGGCCGCAGCTCGTCCCCCCAGAACCGCGAGATCACCCAGCACTTCGCCCGCCGTCTGAACGAGAACGGCTTCATCGAAGAGCGGGCGATCCGCCAGGTGTACTCCCCGGTGGACGGCCGCTTCCTCCCGGACCGCTACGTCGAGGGCACCTGCCCCCACTGCGGCTACGACAAGGCCCGCGGCGACCAGTGCGAGAACTGCACCCGCGTCCTGGACCCGACCGACCTGATCAACCCCCGCTCGGCGATCTCCGGTTCGACGGAGCTGGAGGTCCGGGAGACGAAGCACCTCTTCCTCCTCCAGTCGAAGCTCCAGCACGAGGTGGAGGAGTGGGTGGCGCGTACCTCCGAACAGGCTCCGGAGTGGCCGCAGCTGGCCTCCTCCATCGCCCGCAAGTGGCTGAACGAAGGCCTGCACGACCGCGCGATCACCCGTGACCTCGACTGGGGCGTCCCGGTCCCGGCGGACACGTGGCCGGAGCTGGCGGCCGAGGGCAAGGTCTTCTACGTCTGGTTCGACGCCCCGATCGAGTACATCGGCGCGACGAAGGAGTGGTCGGACAAGGACCCGGAGAACCGCGACTGGAAGTCCTGGTGGTACGAGGCGGACGCCGGCGAGAACCCGGTCCGCTACACGGAGTTCATGGCGAAGGACAACGTCCCCTTCCACACGGTGATGTTCCCCGCCACGGAGCTGGGCGTCCGCGAACCGTGGAAGAAGGTCGACTACGTCAAGGCCTTCAACTGGCTGACGTACTACGGCGGAAAGTTCTCCACGTCCCAGAAGCGCGGCGTCTTCACCGACCACGCCCTGGAGATCCTCCCCGCCGACTACTGGCGCTACTTCCTGATCGCCAACGCCCCGGAGTCCGACGACTCGTCCTTCACCTGGGAGCACTTCACGGCCACGGTGAACAAGGACCTGGCGGACACCCTCGGGAACTTCGTCAACCGAGTCCTCTCCTTCTCGAAGAAGCGCTTCGGCGAGGAGGTCCCGGCGGGCGCGGAGGCGGGCGGCCCCGAGACGAAGCTGGGCGAGGAGATCGCCGCCCTTCTCTCGGAGTACGAGACCCAGATGGAGGCCCTCCAGTTCCGCAAGGCGGCGACCGCCCTGCGCGCCCTGTGGTCGGCCGGCAACTCCTACCTGGAGGAGAAGGCCCCCTGGCTGGAGATCAAGACCAACCCGGACGGCGCGGCCCTCACCCTCCGCACGGCGATGAACCTCATCCACCTCTACGCGGTGGTCTCGGAGCCCTTCATCCCGGCCTCGTCCAAGGCGATGCGCGCAGCCTTCACCCTGCCGAACGACACGGCGACCTGGGTGACGGCGGACGGGGCCAAGTCCCTGACCTTCCTCCCCGCGGGCACCCCCTTCACGGTCCCCCCGGTCCTCTTCGCCAAGATCACGGACGAGGACGTGGAGTCGTACAAGGAGCGCTTCGGCAGCGCCCCGGAGTAA
- a CDS encoding class E sortase: MSRSRVVSGALAGAVVVLLLVLPGCSSETVSTDTSVKPPRDSSGTAQVPTAPVTPAPDTSSASPAPSESDSRTRTALLAIPAIGLKELRVVPYEGTTDDWPGTRIQNRGVGASPYGSRGGVGPGEVGNYLVTAHRLSADGPLRDLPALDEGDSVVVTSGGTVYEYEITGTRETSFRSERSLAEQRAAVPGFPGRTPTQAMITISTCATPEDNAAGNFWRDDRGNPEHRIDKIGVLTSTT, translated from the coding sequence ATGTCCCGTTCCCGAGTAGTTTCCGGCGCGCTCGCAGGCGCTGTCGTCGTGCTGCTCCTGGTGCTGCCGGGCTGTTCCAGCGAGACCGTGTCCACGGACACCTCTGTCAAGCCTCCGCGGGACTCCTCCGGGACGGCCCAGGTACCGACGGCTCCCGTCACTCCGGCCCCGGACACGTCCTCCGCCAGCCCGGCTCCATCGGAGAGCGACAGCCGGACCAGGACCGCCCTGCTCGCCATTCCGGCGATCGGGCTCAAGGAGCTGCGCGTCGTGCCGTACGAGGGGACGACCGACGACTGGCCGGGCACGCGGATACAGAACCGTGGCGTCGGGGCCAGCCCGTACGGGAGTCGTGGTGGGGTCGGGCCCGGTGAGGTCGGGAACTATCTCGTCACGGCCCACCGTCTGTCCGCCGACGGCCCGCTGCGCGACCTTCCGGCCCTCGACGAGGGCGACTCGGTCGTCGTCACGTCCGGCGGCACGGTGTACGAGTACGAGATCACCGGCACCAGGGAGACCTCCTTCCGCTCCGAGCGCTCACTCGCCGAGCAGCGGGCGGCGGTTCCGGGCTTCCCGGGCAGGACCCCCACCCAGGCCATGATCACCATCTCCACGTGCGCGACCCCCGAGGACAACGCGGCCGGAAACTTCTGGCGCGACGACCGGGGCAACCCCGAACACCGCATCGACAAGATCGGCGTACTGACGTCGACGACGTAG
- a CDS encoding LysR family transcriptional regulator — translation MELEVRHLRALCAIADTGSLHRAARQLGVAQPSLSTQLKRIEQELGGPLFRRERTGCRPTPLGRIVLGRARPLVAEMRSLVAEARAAATDDDGPQLRIGSTASRALAGWLRRLRSRHRLEPVLQMDVSANALLRTLADGRLDVAFVHEVEGCPLRVPDGLAVRVLVEREPQFVSLPADHPAAAHSEVQLSDLAEDRWMIDPTVDGEWDAVHRMLRAAGLNPRVLHGDYHTAASLVATGEVVTVCQPTCQPRPEMAVRRIHGDPLGVRLLLAARTEEELEPVFPELWEAYAEVALEAPGYREWLDRVGA, via the coding sequence ATGGAGCTCGAGGTGAGGCACCTCCGCGCGCTGTGCGCCATCGCCGACACCGGCAGCCTGCACCGGGCGGCCCGTCAACTCGGCGTCGCCCAGCCCTCGTTGAGCACTCAGCTCAAGCGCATCGAGCAGGAACTCGGCGGCCCCCTCTTCCGCCGTGAACGCACCGGCTGCCGGCCGACTCCGCTCGGCCGTATCGTCCTCGGCCGCGCCCGCCCGCTGGTGGCCGAAATGCGTTCGCTGGTCGCGGAGGCACGGGCCGCCGCGACGGACGACGACGGTCCCCAGCTGCGGATCGGCTCCACCGCGAGCCGCGCCCTCGCGGGCTGGCTGCGCCGGCTGCGTTCGCGGCACCGCCTGGAGCCGGTGCTCCAGATGGACGTATCCGCGAACGCCCTGCTCCGCACGCTCGCGGACGGCCGGCTCGACGTCGCCTTCGTACACGAGGTGGAAGGCTGTCCGCTGCGCGTGCCGGACGGGCTGGCGGTGCGCGTCCTGGTCGAACGCGAGCCGCAGTTCGTCTCCCTGCCCGCCGACCATCCGGCGGCCGCGCACTCGGAGGTCCAGCTCTCCGATCTGGCCGAAGACCGGTGGATGATCGATCCGACGGTCGACGGCGAGTGGGACGCCGTGCATCGCATGCTGCGGGCGGCGGGGCTCAACCCCCGTGTGCTGCACGGGGATTACCACACGGCTGCGTCGCTGGTCGCGACCGGTGAGGTCGTCACGGTGTGCCAGCCGACGTGTCAGCCCCGGCCGGAGATGGCCGTACGGCGGATCCATGGGGACCCTCTCGGCGTACGGCTGTTGCTCGCGGCGCGTACGGAGGAGGAGTTGGAGCCGGTGTTTCCCGAGCTGTGGGAGGCGTACGCGGAGGTTGCGCTGGAGGCGCCGGGGTATCGGGAGTGGCTGGATCGGGTGGGGGCGTGA
- a CDS encoding PhoX family phosphatase, with product MRNLLPLIGSTGSHPGGRSEMTCRYRCGDACFHPAPNTSANEYVGDVIAGALSRRSMMRAAAAVTVTAAAGGAVVGAGATPAAAQPAAQPAEGAAAAFSKGKAARGLRFTPVAPNTADVVTVPEGYGQNVVVRWGEPILRGAPAFDPDKQTAKAQEGQFGYNCDFLALLPLPGERGRQVLVANHEYTDEVLMFKGYDPANPTREQAEIAWAAHGLGVVVVEEDRGSGKLTVVPRHHLNRRVTATTEFKVTGPAAGSSLLKTSVDPTGKKVLGTLNNCAGGETPWGTTLHGEENFNQYFANAGRPTDARYGIGTGASERKWERFDKRFDVAQEPNEVHRFGYIVELDPYDPTSTPRKRTALGRFKHEGATIRLTEDGRPVAYTGDDERFDYMYKFVGSKRMRHGNSRAAREHNLTLLDEGTLYVAKLTGDSPAIEIDGTGKLPADGEFDGSGTWIPLATATAKGAVSHVEGMTAEEVYVFTRLAGDKVGATKMDRPEDIQPSPYTGKVYVALTNNTNRGVGSNAKVDEANPRNANKHGHILELTERRNRADSTTFAWSLFLVAGDPKDPATYFAGYPKDKVSQISCPDNVAFDPHGNLWISTDGAQLGSHDGLFGVATKGERRGELKQFLTVPKGAETCGPLVQDRRVLVSVQHPGEITGATVENPASTWPDGPGKIVRPSVVAVWRKDGCDIGV from the coding sequence GTGCGCAACCTGCTGCCTCTGATCGGCTCGACCGGCTCACACCCGGGCGGTCGTTCCGAGATGACCTGCCGGTACCGCTGTGGTGACGCCTGCTTTCACCCGGCACCCAACACCAGCGCCAACGAATACGTCGGCGACGTCATCGCCGGAGCGCTCAGCCGCCGTTCCATGATGCGCGCCGCGGCCGCGGTGACCGTGACCGCGGCGGCCGGAGGCGCGGTCGTCGGCGCCGGCGCGACCCCCGCCGCCGCCCAGCCCGCTGCCCAGCCCGCCGAAGGCGCTGCCGCCGCGTTCTCGAAGGGCAAGGCCGCGCGCGGCCTCCGCTTCACCCCCGTCGCGCCGAACACCGCCGACGTCGTGACCGTCCCCGAGGGCTACGGCCAGAACGTGGTCGTCCGCTGGGGCGAGCCCATCCTCCGTGGTGCCCCGGCCTTCGACCCGGACAAGCAGACCGCCAAGGCGCAGGAGGGTCAGTTCGGGTACAACTGCGACTTCCTCGCGCTGCTCCCGCTGCCGGGCGAGCGCGGTCGCCAGGTGCTCGTGGCGAACCACGAGTACACGGACGAAGTCCTGATGTTCAAGGGATACGACCCCGCCAACCCCACCCGCGAGCAGGCCGAGATCGCCTGGGCCGCCCACGGTCTGGGCGTCGTCGTGGTCGAGGAGGACCGCGGGAGCGGCAAGCTCACCGTCGTCCCCCGCCACCACCTCAACCGCCGCGTCACCGCGACCACCGAGTTCAAGGTAACCGGTCCGGCGGCCGGCTCCAGCCTCCTCAAGACCTCCGTCGACCCGACCGGCAAGAAGGTCCTCGGCACGCTCAACAACTGCGCCGGCGGCGAGACCCCCTGGGGCACCACGCTGCACGGCGAGGAGAACTTCAACCAGTACTTCGCCAACGCCGGCCGTCCCACGGACGCGCGCTACGGCATCGGCACCGGCGCCTCCGAGCGCAAGTGGGAGCGTTTCGACAAGCGCTTCGACGTCGCCCAGGAGCCGAACGAGGTGCACCGCTTCGGCTACATCGTCGAGCTGGACCCCTACGACCCCACCTCGACGCCCCGCAAGCGCACCGCGCTCGGCCGGTTCAAGCACGAGGGCGCGACCATCCGACTCACGGAGGACGGCCGCCCGGTCGCCTACACGGGTGACGACGAGCGCTTCGACTACATGTACAAGTTCGTCGGCAGCAAGCGGATGCGCCACGGCAACAGCCGCGCCGCCCGCGAGCACAACCTGACCCTCCTCGACGAGGGCACGCTGTACGTCGCCAAGCTCACCGGCGACTCCCCGGCGATCGAGATCGACGGCACCGGCAAGCTCCCCGCGGACGGCGAGTTCGACGGCAGCGGTACGTGGATCCCGCTGGCCACCGCCACCGCCAAGGGCGCCGTGTCGCACGTCGAGGGCATGACCGCCGAGGAGGTGTACGTCTTCACGCGCCTCGCCGGTGACAAGGTCGGCGCCACGAAGATGGACCGCCCCGAGGACATCCAGCCCTCCCCGTACACCGGCAAGGTGTACGTCGCCCTGACGAACAACACCAACCGCGGTGTCGGCTCCAACGCCAAGGTGGACGAGGCCAACCCGCGCAACGCCAACAAGCACGGGCACATCCTGGAGCTCACCGAGCGCCGCAACCGCGCCGACTCCACGACCTTCGCCTGGTCGCTGTTCCTCGTCGCGGGCGACCCGAAGGACCCTGCCACGTACTTCGCGGGCTACCCGAAGGACAAGGTCAGCCAGATCTCCTGCCCGGACAACGTGGCCTTCGACCCGCACGGCAACCTGTGGATCTCCACCGACGGTGCCCAGCTCGGGTCCCACGACGGCCTGTTCGGCGTGGCGACCAAGGGCGAACGGCGCGGTGAGCTGAAGCAGTTCCTCACCGTGCCGAAGGGCGCCGAGACCTGCGGCCCGCTCGTCCAGGACCGCCGCGTCCTCGTGTCGGTCCAGCACCCGGGCGAGATCACCGGCGCGACCGTCGAAAACCCGGCAAGCACCTGGCCCGACGGCCCCGGCAAGATCGTCCGCCCGTCGGTGGTGGCGGTCTGGCGCAAGGACGGCTGCGACATCGGCGTGTGA
- the snpA gene encoding snapalysin, translated as MRLSIGLSSPALSAAIGLGLTAALFGAVPASAAPAPLSDAPVAGYSSYSGSGEEAKANQAFFDAVLTSVAEKRAANPRAAAVTVIYNASAAPSFSAEIARSTQIWNSSVTNVKLQAGSNADFTYREGNDPRGSYASSNGHGRGYIFLDYAQNEIYDSVRVTAHETGHVLGLPDHYQGPCSELMSGGGPGASCTNPNPDANERARVNALWANGLAKALAKVNQDR; from the coding sequence ATGCGACTGTCCATCGGTCTGTCCTCTCCCGCTCTCTCGGCCGCGATCGGCCTCGGTCTCACGGCCGCCCTGTTCGGGGCGGTCCCGGCCTCCGCGGCGCCCGCCCCGCTGTCCGACGCCCCCGTCGCCGGCTACAGCAGCTACAGCGGTTCCGGCGAAGAGGCCAAGGCCAACCAGGCGTTCTTCGACGCCGTCCTGACGTCCGTGGCCGAGAAGCGGGCCGCGAACCCGAGAGCTGCCGCCGTCACGGTCATCTACAACGCCTCGGCCGCGCCCTCGTTCAGCGCCGAGATAGCCCGCAGCACGCAGATCTGGAACAGCTCGGTCACGAACGTGAAGCTCCAGGCCGGCTCCAACGCCGACTTCACGTACCGCGAGGGGAACGACCCCCGCGGTTCGTACGCCTCCTCGAACGGGCACGGCCGGGGGTACATCTTCCTCGACTACGCGCAGAACGAGATCTACGACTCCGTGCGCGTGACCGCCCACGAGACCGGGCACGTGCTCGGGCTGCCCGACCACTACCAGGGGCCGTGCTCCGAGCTGATGTCGGGCGGCGGACCCGGCGCTTCCTGCACGAACCCGAACCCGGACGCGAACGAGCGGGCCCGGGTGAACGCACTGTGGGCCAACGGTCTCGCGAAGGCCCTGGCCAAGGTGAACCAGGACCGCTAG